One region of Vicia villosa cultivar HV-30 ecotype Madison, WI unplaced genomic scaffold, Vvil1.0 ctg.000303F_1_1_2_unsc, whole genome shotgun sequence genomic DNA includes:
- the LOC131626538 gene encoding U-box domain-containing protein 40-like codes for MEIHKNTNKKWGGSKKESKWKKMIFFNTSKTTQKPPQEFLCPISGSLMSDPVIVSSGHSFDRTSIQACKNLNFTPQLQDGTTPNFTTLIPNLNLKSSILKWTQSQSKFQTQTNQNLTTTENLVRTLMSSKKHQQPPNDIVSVKNDQEKETLQIPILTPRKTSYSSSEESIATATSSSSTTTPKFQSYCYSSPSSSEIEPSTSPEEEEFVAKLRNPQSIIVEEALISLRKVTKTKEESRVQLCTNRILCSLRSLILSKNDVVRVNALASLVNISLEKVNKVKIVRSGIVPPLIEILKFGSCESQEHASCVLFSLALDDDNKTAIGVLGALLPLLHALKSESEKTRHDSSLALCHLSLVKSNRVKMVKLGFVSVLLGMVKSGYMMDRVLLILGNLGFGPDGRAAMLDAGVVECLVGLLDGTELDSESTRERCVGILYILSHGGLRFKAVAKEIRVVEMLQKMEKMKSEKANEKVKRILEIMSEKEMEEEEVDWEELLDSGFSGRTMSRLSNGLDESNVNSNEF; via the coding sequence ATGGAGATTCACAAAAACACAAACAAGAAATGGGGAGGTTCCAAAAAGGAATCAAaatggaagaagatgattttcttcaacACTTCAAAAACCACCCAAAAACCACCTCAAGAATTTCTCTGCCCCATTTCTGGTTCTCTCATGTCCGACCCTGTAATTGTCTCCTCCGGCCATTCCTTCGACCGAACCTCAATCCAAGCCTGTAAAAATCTCAACTTTACCCCTCAGCTCCAAGATGGCACCACCCCCAATTTCACAACCCTAATCCCAAATCTCAACCTCAAATCCTCAATTCTCAAATGGACCCAATCCCAATCCAAATTCCAAACCCAAACCAACCAAAATCTCACCACAACTGAAAACCTCGTACGTACGTTAATGTCCTCAAAAAAACATCAACAACCCCCAAACGACATCGTATCAGTGAAAAACGACCAAGAAAAAGAAACACTACAAATCCCAATCTTAACACCACGAAAAACCTCGTACTCGAGCTCAGAGGAATCCATAGCTACTGCCACGTCATCATCATCGACAACAACACCAAAATTTCAAAGCTACTGTTACTCTTCACCTTCCTCTTCCGAAATTGAACCTTCAAcatcaccagaagaagaagaattcGTGGCCAAGCTCAGAAACCCTCAATCGATTATAGTAGAAGAAGCTCTAATCTCTCTCAGAAAAGTCACGAAAACGAAAGAGGAATCTAGGGTTCAACTCTGCACCAATAGGATACTCTGTTCTTTGCGTTCTTTGATTTTATCCAAAAACGACGTCGTAAGAGTCAACGCTCTTGCTTCATTAGTCAATATTTCACTAGAGAAAGTCAACAAAGTGAAGATCGTACGGTCGGGAATTGTTCCACcgttgattgagattttgaaattTGGATCCTGTGAATCGCAGGAACATGCTTCGTGTGTGCTCTTTAGTTTAGCGCTTGATGATGATAATAAAACTGCGATTGGTGTTTTGGGTGCTCTTTTGCCTTTGCTTCACGCGCTTAAGTCGGAGAGTGAGAAGACGCGTCATGACTCGAGTTTGGCTCTTTGTCATTTGTCTTTAGTGAAGAGTAATAGGGTTAAGATGGTTAAACTCGGGTTTGTTTCGGTTCTTTTGGGAATGGTTAAGTCGGGTTATATGATGGAtcgggttttgttgattttgggTAATTTGGGGTTTGGGCCGGATGGTCGGGCTGCGATGTTGGATGCGGGTGTTGTGGAGTGTTTGGTGGGTTTGTTGGATGGAACTGAGTTGGATTCTGAGTCAACTCGAGAGAGATGTGTTGGGATTTTGTATATACTAAGTCATGGCGGGTTGAGGTTTAAGGCGGTGGCGAAAGAGATTAGGGTTGTGGAAATGTTGCAAAAGATGGAGAAAATGAAGAGTGAAAAAGCTAATGAGAAGGTGAAGAGGATATTGGAAATTATGAGTGAGAAGGAGatggaggaggaagaggtggatTGGGAGGAGTTGCTTGACTCGGGGTTCAGTGGTCGAACTATGAGTCGACTCAGTAATGGGTTGGACGAGTCAAATGTTAACTCGAATGAGTTTTGA